A stretch of the Azorhizobium caulinodans ORS 571 genome encodes the following:
- the atpD gene encoding F0F1 ATP synthase subunit beta codes for MANKSGRITQVIGAVVDVQFDSHLPEILNALETTNQGNRLVLEVAQHLGENTVRTIAMDSTEGLVRGQAVEDTGGPIMVPVGEATLGRIMNVIGEAVDELGPVVGEAKRAIHQQAPSYSEQSTEAEMLVTGIKVVDLLAPYSKGGKIGLFGGAGVGKTVLIMELINNIAKAHGGYSVFAGVGERTREGNDLYHEMIESKVNVDPHENNGSSAGSKCALVYGQMNEPPGARARVALTGLTVAEHFRDQGQDVLFFVDNIFRFTQAGSEVSALLGRIPSAVGYQPTLATDMGALQERITTTTKGSITSVQAIYVPADDLTDPAPAASFAHLDATTVLSRSIAEKGIYPAVDPLDSTSRILSPLVIGEEHYNVARQVQQTLQRYKALQDIIAILGMDELSEEDKLTVARARKIERFLSQPFHVAEVFTGSPGKLVDLADTIKGFKGLVEGKYDHLPEQAFYMVGTIEEAIEKGKKLAAEAA; via the coding sequence ATGGCGAACAAGAGCGGACGCATCACCCAGGTCATCGGCGCCGTCGTCGACGTGCAGTTCGATTCCCACCTGCCGGAAATCCTGAACGCCCTCGAGACGACCAATCAGGGCAACCGCCTCGTGCTCGAGGTCGCCCAGCACCTCGGCGAGAACACCGTCCGCACCATCGCCATGGACTCCACCGAGGGTCTAGTGCGTGGCCAGGCCGTGGAAGACACCGGCGGCCCGATCATGGTGCCGGTGGGCGAGGCGACCCTCGGCCGCATCATGAACGTGATCGGCGAAGCTGTGGACGAGCTCGGCCCGGTGGTCGGCGAGGCCAAGCGCGCCATTCACCAGCAGGCTCCGTCCTATTCCGAGCAGTCCACGGAAGCCGAGATGCTCGTCACGGGCATCAAGGTGGTGGACCTGCTGGCGCCTTATTCCAAGGGCGGCAAGATCGGCCTGTTCGGCGGCGCCGGCGTGGGCAAGACCGTGCTCATCATGGAGCTCATCAACAACATCGCGAAGGCGCACGGCGGCTACTCCGTGTTCGCCGGCGTCGGTGAGCGCACCCGCGAGGGCAACGATCTCTATCACGAGATGATCGAGTCCAAGGTGAACGTGGACCCGCACGAGAACAACGGCTCGTCCGCCGGCTCCAAGTGCGCCCTCGTGTACGGCCAGATGAACGAGCCTCCGGGCGCCCGCGCCCGCGTCGCGCTCACCGGCCTCACCGTCGCCGAGCACTTCCGCGACCAGGGCCAGGACGTGCTGTTCTTCGTGGACAACATCTTCCGCTTCACCCAGGCCGGCTCGGAAGTGTCGGCGCTCCTCGGTCGCATTCCCTCGGCGGTGGGCTATCAGCCGACGCTCGCCACCGACATGGGCGCCCTCCAGGAGCGCATCACCACCACCACCAAGGGTTCGATCACCTCGGTGCAGGCCATCTACGTGCCCGCCGACGACCTGACCGACCCGGCGCCTGCCGCCTCCTTCGCCCATCTGGACGCCACCACCGTGCTGTCCCGTTCCATCGCGGAAAAGGGCATCTACCCGGCGGTGGACCCGCTGGACTCCACCTCGCGCATCCTCTCCCCGCTGGTCATCGGCGAGGAGCACTACAATGTGGCGCGTCAGGTGCAGCAGACGCTCCAGCGCTACAAGGCGCTGCAGGACATCATCGCGATCCTGGGCATGGACGAGCTCTCCGAAGAGGACAAGCTCACCGTGGCCCGCGCCCGCAAGATCGAGCGCTTCCTGTCCCAGCCCTTCCACGTGGCGGAAGTGTTCACCGGTTCGCCCGGCAAGCTGGTCGACCTCGCCGACACCATCAAGGGCTTCAAGGGCCTGGTGGAAGGCAAGTACGACCACCTGCCCGAGCAGGCCTTCTACATGGTCGGCACCATCGAAGAAGCCATCGAGAAGGGCAAGAAGCTGGCCGCCGAGGCCGCCTGA
- a CDS encoding F0F1 ATP synthase subunit gamma — MASLKDLRNRIASVKATQKITKAMQMVAAAKLRRAQMAAEAARPYAERMDSVLGNIASGVTLSADTPLLLSGTGKDEKHLLLVCTSERGLCGAFNTNIVRAVRERANLLIGQGKDVKFFCVGRKGYDQLRRLYPGQIVELVDLRSVRNLGFVNAHDIAEKIIDRFNKGEFDVCTLFFSHFKSVISQVPTAQQIIPATFEKAEGPSAVYDYEPEESEILADLLPRNVAVQIFRALLENQASFYGSQMSAMDNATRNAGDMIKKQTLIYNRTRQAMITKELIEIISGAEAV; from the coding sequence ATGGCGAGCCTGAAAGACCTCCGTAACCGCATCGCCTCTGTGAAGGCGACGCAGAAGATCACCAAGGCGATGCAGATGGTCGCCGCGGCGAAGCTGCGTCGCGCCCAGATGGCCGCGGAAGCCGCCCGCCCCTATGCGGAGCGGATGGACAGCGTGCTCGGCAACATCGCGTCCGGCGTGACCCTGAGCGCGGACACGCCGCTGCTGCTGTCCGGCACGGGCAAGGACGAGAAGCACCTGCTTCTCGTCTGCACCTCGGAGCGCGGCCTGTGCGGTGCGTTCAACACCAACATCGTCCGCGCCGTGCGCGAGCGGGCGAACCTCCTGATCGGCCAGGGCAAGGACGTGAAGTTCTTCTGCGTCGGCCGCAAGGGCTACGACCAGCTGCGCCGGCTCTATCCGGGCCAGATCGTCGAACTGGTGGACCTGCGCTCGGTGCGTAACCTGGGCTTCGTGAACGCCCATGACATCGCCGAGAAGATCATCGACCGCTTCAACAAGGGCGAGTTCGATGTCTGCACCCTGTTCTTCTCGCACTTCAAGAGCGTGATCTCGCAGGTGCCCACCGCCCAGCAGATCATTCCCGCGACCTTCGAGAAGGCCGAGGGTCCGAGCGCGGTCTATGACTACGAACCCGAAGAGAGCGAGATCCTTGCCGATCTCCTGCCCCGCAACGTGGCGGTGCAGATCTTCCGCGCGCTCCTGGAAAACCAGGCCTCCTTCTACGGCTCGCAGATGAGCGCCATGGACAACGCCACGCGCAACGCGGGCGACATGATCAAGAAGCAGACGCTGATCTACAACCGCACCCGCCAGGCCATGATCACGAAGGAACTCATCGAGATCATCTCCGGCGCGGAAGCGGTCTGA
- the atpA gene encoding F0F1 ATP synthase subunit alpha, which produces MDIRAAEISAILKEQIQNFGREAEVSEVGQVLSVGDGIARVYGLDNVQAGEMVEFENGTRGMALNLEIDNVGVVIFGSDRDIKEGQTVKRTGAIVDVPVGRGLLGRVVDALGNPIDGKGPIEATERRRVDVKAPGIIPRKSVHEPMQTGLKAIDALIPIGRGQRELIIGDRQTGKTAVALDAILNQKPLNVAGAPESQKLYCVYVAVGQKRSTVAQFVKVLEEQGALEYSIVVAATASDPAPMQFLAPFAGTAMGEYFRDNGMHALIIHDDLSKQAVAYRQMSLLLRRPPGREAYPGDVFYLHSRLLERAAKLNDENGAGSLTALPVIETQANDVSAYIPTNVISITDGQIFLESDLFYQGIRPAVNVGLSVSRVGSSAQIKAMKQVAGKIKGELAQYRELAAFAQFGSDLDASTQKLLNRGARLTELLKQSQFSPLKVEEQVVVIYAGTNGYLDNLPLNKVREFEAGFLLAMRTQHQDLLDTIRTSKELSKDSIANLTKALDAFAKSFA; this is translated from the coding sequence ATGGACATTCGAGCCGCTGAAATCTCCGCGATCCTCAAGGAGCAGATCCAGAACTTCGGCCGTGAGGCGGAAGTCTCCGAGGTGGGTCAGGTTCTGTCCGTCGGCGACGGCATCGCGCGCGTCTACGGCCTCGACAACGTCCAGGCGGGCGAGATGGTCGAGTTCGAGAACGGCACGCGCGGCATGGCGCTGAACCTCGAAATCGACAACGTCGGCGTCGTGATCTTCGGCTCCGACCGCGACATCAAGGAAGGCCAGACCGTCAAGCGCACCGGCGCCATCGTGGACGTGCCGGTCGGACGTGGCCTCCTCGGCCGCGTCGTGGACGCCCTCGGCAACCCGATCGACGGCAAGGGCCCGATCGAGGCCACCGAGCGCCGCCGCGTGGACGTGAAGGCGCCGGGCATCATCCCGCGCAAGTCCGTGCACGAGCCCATGCAGACCGGCCTTAAGGCGATCGACGCCCTGATCCCGATCGGCCGTGGCCAGCGCGAGCTCATCATCGGCGACCGCCAGACCGGCAAGACCGCCGTGGCGCTCGACGCCATCCTCAACCAGAAGCCCCTGAACGTCGCCGGCGCGCCCGAGAGCCAGAAGCTCTACTGCGTGTACGTCGCCGTCGGCCAGAAGCGCTCCACCGTCGCCCAGTTCGTGAAGGTGCTGGAAGAGCAGGGCGCGCTTGAGTACTCGATCGTCGTCGCGGCCACCGCGTCCGATCCGGCCCCCATGCAGTTCCTGGCGCCCTTCGCCGGCACCGCCATGGGCGAGTATTTCCGCGACAACGGCATGCACGCCCTGATCATCCACGACGACCTGTCCAAGCAGGCCGTGGCCTATCGTCAGATGTCGCTGCTGCTGCGCCGCCCGCCGGGCCGCGAAGCCTATCCCGGCGACGTGTTCTACCTCCACTCCCGCCTGCTCGAGCGCGCCGCCAAGCTCAATGACGAGAACGGCGCCGGTTCGCTGACCGCCCTCCCGGTCATCGAGACCCAGGCGAACGACGTGTCGGCCTACATCCCGACCAACGTGATCTCGATCACCGACGGCCAGATCTTCCTTGAGTCCGACCTGTTCTACCAGGGCATCCGCCCGGCGGTGAACGTCGGCCTCTCGGTGTCGCGCGTGGGCTCCTCGGCCCAGATCAAGGCGATGAAGCAGGTGGCGGGCAAGATCAAGGGTGAGCTCGCCCAGTATCGCGAGCTGGCGGCCTTCGCCCAGTTCGGCTCGGACCTCGACGCCTCGACGCAGAAGCTGCTGAACCGCGGCGCCCGTCTCACCGAGCTCCTGAAGCAGAGCCAGTTCTCCCCCCTCAAGGTGGAAGAGCAGGTGGTGGTGATCTACGCCGGCACCAACGGCTATCTTGACAACCTGCCCCTGAACAAGGTGCGGGAGTTCGAGGCGGGCTTCCTGCTGGCCATGCGCACGCAGCACCAGGATCTGCTCGACACCATCCGGACCTCCAAGGAGCTGTCCAAGGACTCGATCGCGAACCTGACGAAGGCCCTCGACGCCTTCGCCAAGAGCTTCGCCTGA
- a CDS encoding F0F1 ATP synthase subunit delta, which produces MAGRYATALFELAEEAGSTDAVAADLDRLKGLIAESADLERLVKSPVFTAEEQVKAVGAVLAAAGITGIAANFVKLVAQNRRLFALPSMFDAFAALVAAKRGQTVAKVTVAEPLNDAHQAALKEALAQQTGKDVSLDVTVDPSILGGLIVKLGSRMVDASLKTKLNSIRHAMKEVR; this is translated from the coding sequence ATGGCGGGGCGCTATGCAACCGCTCTGTTCGAGTTGGCCGAAGAGGCCGGCTCCACCGACGCCGTGGCGGCGGATCTGGACCGGTTGAAGGGCCTGATCGCGGAAAGCGCGGATCTGGAACGCCTTGTGAAGAGCCCCGTCTTCACCGCCGAAGAGCAGGTGAAGGCGGTGGGCGCGGTTCTGGCCGCGGCCGGCATCACCGGCATTGCAGCGAATTTCGTGAAGCTGGTGGCGCAGAATCGCCGCCTCTTCGCGCTCCCCTCCATGTTCGATGCGTTCGCGGCCCTCGTGGCCGCCAAGCGCGGGCAGACGGTGGCCAAGGTCACCGTGGCCGAGCCGCTGAATGACGCGCATCAGGCGGCGCTGAAAGAGGCGCTCGCGCAGCAGACCGGCAAGGACGTGAGCCTCGACGTCACCGTCGATCCGTCCATCCTCGGTGGTCTCATTGTGAAGCTCGGCTCACGCATGGTCGACGCCTCTCTCAAGACCAAACTCAATTCTATCCGGCATGCGATGAAAGAGGTCCGCTGA
- a CDS encoding amino acid ABC transporter ATP-binding protein, with protein MSLIAITEVRKRFGDNEVLKGINLDVQAGEVIAIIGKSGSGKSTLLRCINGLESIDSGSILVAGAHLAPDDAHLRALRLKVGMIFQQFNLFPHLTAGRNVMLSPMVVKKVSAAEAEKEARLRLEQVGLGHKFDAYPDELSGGQQQRVAIARALAMQPLALLCDEITSALDPELVNEVLQVVGKLAQEGMTLLMVTHEMRFAREVCDRVVFMHQGRVHEIGPPEEVFSNPQTPELQQFLGMNA; from the coding sequence ATGTCGCTCATCGCAATCACTGAGGTGCGCAAGCGCTTCGGCGACAATGAGGTGCTGAAGGGCATCAATCTCGACGTTCAGGCCGGCGAGGTGATCGCCATCATCGGCAAGAGCGGCTCGGGCAAGTCCACGCTCCTGCGCTGCATCAACGGCCTCGAATCCATCGATTCCGGCTCGATCCTCGTGGCCGGCGCCCATCTCGCCCCCGACGACGCGCATCTGCGGGCGCTGCGGCTGAAGGTCGGCATGATCTTCCAGCAGTTCAACCTGTTCCCGCACCTCACCGCCGGGCGCAACGTGATGCTCTCGCCCATGGTGGTGAAGAAGGTCTCCGCCGCCGAGGCGGAGAAGGAGGCGCGTCTGCGACTCGAACAGGTGGGCCTCGGCCACAAGTTCGACGCCTATCCGGACGAACTCTCCGGCGGCCAGCAGCAGCGCGTGGCGATCGCCCGTGCGCTGGCCATGCAGCCGCTCGCGCTGCTCTGCGACGAGATCACCTCCGCCCTCGACCCGGAACTGGTGAACGAGGTGCTCCAGGTGGTGGGCAAGCTGGCGCAGGAGGGCATGACGCTCCTCATGGTTACGCATGAGATGCGCTTCGCGCGCGAGGTGTGCGACCGTGTGGTTTTCATGCACCAGGGGCGGGTCCACGAGATCGGCCCGCCGGAAGAGGTGTTCAGCAATCCACAGACGCCTGAGCTGCAGCAGTTCCTCGGCATGAACGCCTGA